A window from Kovacikia minuta CCNUW1 encodes these proteins:
- a CDS encoding dsDNA nuclease domain-containing protein, whose product MQQPITPETILSNGDPGDDMQRRLRYQATYAASLALSLVAADSEFDCLFCEHHEDIEPI is encoded by the coding sequence ATGCAGCAACCTATTACTCCTGAAACAATCCTAAGCAACGGTGATCCTGGAGATGATATGCAGAGGCGGCTGCGTTACCAAGCCACCTATGCTGCTAGCCTTGCTTTATCATTGGTCGCTGCCGACTCAGAGTTCGACTGCCTCTTCTGTGAGCATCATGAAGATATAGAACCCATTTGA
- a CDS encoding phosphotransferase family protein: MAPPLLSTIEVADLLHQAGFEIQPGAIRVEPREERWIAHLPGDRMIWVAVSEKGREQLRIECRLLKLLETHCSFAAPRVLYESVDNKFNVRLKVPGLVDPWRLYGLLQQDTVFATRTGEAIGKILAEQHTKIERQAVAGWLSREISFPVDPVLIRGRIPQVINDAGLFSEIDAVLRQYEALQVGATDYVLVHSDLGLHNLAFDPDTLTVQGIFDYEEAAWADRHHDFRYLVFDFDRSEMLEAALAVYEPAVGVQLSRQRIYLYNAVCAFGFLAYRLGTPADEKSCGRTLAEDLRWTCWAIAQLECF, encoded by the coding sequence GTGGCACCACCTCTTCTCTCAACAATCGAAGTGGCTGACTTACTCCATCAGGCTGGATTTGAGATTCAACCCGGAGCAATTCGTGTTGAACCACGGGAGGAACGTTGGATTGCTCACCTTCCTGGCGATCGCATGATATGGGTAGCCGTGTCTGAGAAAGGACGAGAACAATTACGCATTGAGTGCAGACTATTGAAGCTATTGGAGACTCATTGTTCGTTTGCAGCCCCTCGCGTGCTCTACGAAAGCGTGGACAACAAGTTTAACGTGCGCTTGAAAGTACCGGGATTAGTTGACCCGTGGCGGTTATATGGATTGCTACAGCAAGATACTGTCTTTGCAACTCGAACGGGAGAGGCGATCGGTAAAATCCTAGCTGAGCAACACACAAAAATTGAACGGCAGGCGGTTGCAGGTTGGTTGTCCAGGGAAATTAGTTTTCCAGTAGACCCAGTTTTAATACGCGGTCGCATTCCGCAGGTCATCAACGATGCTGGCTTGTTTTCAGAGATTGATGCTGTTTTGAGACAGTATGAAGCCTTACAGGTTGGAGCAACGGATTATGTGTTGGTTCACAGCGATCTTGGACTCCATAATCTGGCTTTTGATCCAGATACCCTGACGGTGCAAGGCATCTTTGATTATGAGGAGGCTGCCTGGGCAGATCGTCACCATGATTTTCGCTATCTTGTGTTTGACTTCGATCGTTCAGAGATGCTGGAAGCGGCTCTTGCTGTCTATGAACCTGCTGTTGGGGTTCAGCTTTCCCGGCAGCGCATTTATCTCTACAATGCTGTTTGTGCGTTTGGCTTCCTGGCGTATCGTCTGGGTACTCCGGCTGATGAAAAGTCCTGTGGACGCACACTTGCTGAGGACTTACGCTGGACGTGCTGGGCGATCGCTCAGCTTGAGTGCTTCTAG
- a CDS encoding LysR family transcriptional regulator, whose amino-acid sequence MELRHLRYFVAVAEELHFGRAAQRLLIAQQPLSRQIRDLEAEIEVDLFHRTKRTIRLIEAGQVFLSEARKTLQQAEHAILLARQTGRGEIGKFTIGFTGPALNTVLPKIVRHFKEKHPNIELGLERLQTNEQVEALRSQQIQAGLLHPPINDDSLRLEVIHREGLVAVLPDSHRLAQSERISLHELAHESFIFYPRHVGPVLYDRILGLCQQAGFSPRIVQEVVPQQTILELVAAEIGVSLLHASAESVAPAGVVLRALAEPTPELELAIAWNPETTNPVRV is encoded by the coding sequence ATGGAATTACGGCACCTGCGTTATTTTGTGGCGGTAGCAGAAGAACTCCACTTTGGGCGAGCCGCTCAGAGGCTTCTTATTGCCCAACAGCCCCTCAGCCGTCAAATTCGCGACCTGGAGGCTGAGATTGAAGTGGATTTATTTCACCGCACCAAGCGCACCATTCGCTTAATCGAAGCAGGGCAGGTCTTTTTGAGCGAAGCCCGCAAAACCCTCCAGCAAGCAGAACACGCTATCCTACTGGCACGGCAAACGGGACGGGGCGAAATTGGAAAGTTTACCATCGGTTTTACAGGTCCAGCCCTCAACACGGTTTTGCCCAAAATTGTCCGACACTTCAAGGAGAAGCATCCCAACATTGAACTGGGGCTGGAACGACTCCAAACCAACGAACAAGTCGAAGCATTGCGATCGCAGCAGATTCAGGCAGGTTTATTGCATCCCCCGATCAACGATGATTCCCTCAGGCTAGAGGTCATTCATCGAGAGGGTTTAGTCGCTGTTTTGCCAGATTCTCATCGCTTAGCCCAGTCTGAACGTATTTCTCTCCACGAGCTTGCCCATGAGTCGTTTATCTTTTATCCCCGTCATGTCGGTCCTGTGCTGTACGATCGCATTCTAGGGTTATGCCAACAAGCAGGATTTAGCCCCAGGATTGTCCAGGAAGTCGTGCCTCAGCAGACCATTCTGGAGTTAGTAGCTGCCGAGATTGGGGTTTCCTTACTCCATGCCTCAGCAGAATCAGTTGCCCCTGCGGGTGTCGTACTCCGAGCCTTAGCAGAACCGACACCGGAGTTAGAGCTTGCCATTGCTTGGAATCCAGAGACTACAAATCCAGTACGGGTGTGA
- a CDS encoding alpha/beta hydrolase, whose product MKLHHSFQTLWKRNHGLSATLLLGGLSCTLIGVTQLSGITSGNAAAIASGKSETTAQEPDRLSQRTPASPQIERNDFFVTSDPGIQIAVREVRSQNASQVPILLVHGGGPGGTASFDLNVPGYSLAVDFAQAGHPVYVMNLRGWENSTRPDVMNQPPENNPPAVTSEEAVRDIGAVVDAIRQRHQGEPVSLVGWATGGHWAGMYTSQNNDKVSHLVMLNSLYGVNAPWELRLSFENPNNPGTFNASGGAYRLNDAEGLVAQWNRTIPVEDKSQWRDPRVVEAYQQVALTSDPTSETRNPPSMRIPAAYRLESYNLSKGQKYWEAADITVPTLALRGELDFWSRPEDLQALKAELTNAPRVETVTIPDGTHYLFNDRPERGRDRFIQEVLSFVGR is encoded by the coding sequence ATGAAATTACATCACTCTTTTCAAACACTTTGGAAACGGAATCACGGTTTAAGCGCAACGCTGTTGCTCGGTGGTTTATCGTGTACTTTGATTGGAGTCACTCAACTCTCAGGGATTACTTCTGGAAATGCTGCTGCGATCGCTTCCGGTAAGTCGGAGACCACTGCTCAGGAACCTGATCGCCTATCACAACGAACACCTGCTTCTCCTCAAATTGAGCGCAACGATTTCTTTGTCACCAGTGATCCGGGAATTCAAATTGCTGTGCGAGAAGTGCGATCGCAAAATGCCTCACAAGTTCCGATTCTGCTTGTTCATGGTGGTGGACCTGGTGGAACAGCTTCTTTTGATCTGAATGTTCCTGGCTATTCTCTAGCAGTCGATTTTGCTCAAGCGGGGCATCCTGTTTATGTGATGAATCTTCGAGGTTGGGAGAATTCAACTCGTCCAGATGTCATGAATCAACCCCCAGAAAATAATCCGCCTGCGGTCACCTCAGAAGAAGCAGTGCGCGACATTGGAGCCGTTGTGGATGCCATTCGGCAACGCCATCAGGGAGAACCTGTGTCACTGGTGGGTTGGGCAACGGGGGGACATTGGGCAGGAATGTACACCAGCCAGAACAACGACAAGGTGAGTCATCTCGTCATGCTCAATAGTCTGTACGGTGTGAATGCTCCCTGGGAACTGCGATTGTCTTTTGAAAATCCCAACAATCCCGGTACATTCAATGCCAGTGGTGGAGCTTATCGCCTTAATGACGCGGAGGGGTTGGTCGCGCAGTGGAACAGAACCATTCCTGTGGAAGATAAAAGTCAATGGCGTGATCCACGAGTTGTAGAGGCTTACCAACAAGTCGCCCTTACAAGCGATCCCACCAGCGAAACTCGCAATCCTCCCAGTATGAGAATTCCTGCTGCTTATCGCTTAGAGAGCTACAACCTCTCGAAAGGACAGAAATATTGGGAAGCCGCAGATATTACGGTGCCAACGCTGGCTCTGCGGGGAGAGTTGGATTTCTGGTCACGACCTGAAGATTTGCAAGCTTTGAAAGCGGAGTTAACCAATGCTCCCAGGGTAGAAACGGTGACGATTCCAGATGGAACCCATTACCTGTTCAACGATCGCCCAGAGCGAGGACGCGATCGCTTTATTCAAGAAGTCCTGTCATTTGTTGGAAGGTAA
- a CDS encoding glutathione S-transferase family protein: MLKLCAHGSPNPHKVSIALEELGLPYETQIVDVPNGEQFSPQFVQLNPNSKVPVLVDEETGQTLYESNAILLYLAEKTKRLFPADPEQRWKGLQLLFFQAASIGPMFGQRAHFSLFAPEKPSYAVERYQKEGDRLTNVLESLLMEREYFLNDYSIVDIAHFGWLWCSTHQGFSIQSYPNLSAWFDRIAARPAVQRGVTIPLPLPDFTPFQAATHR, encoded by the coding sequence ATGTTGAAACTATGTGCTCACGGTTCTCCAAACCCTCACAAAGTCAGTATTGCCCTGGAAGAGTTAGGGTTACCTTACGAAACCCAAATTGTTGATGTTCCTAACGGAGAACAGTTCAGCCCCCAATTCGTCCAACTTAATCCCAACAGCAAAGTGCCTGTACTGGTAGATGAGGAAACTGGACAGACGCTGTACGAATCCAATGCAATTCTGTTGTACCTGGCAGAGAAGACGAAACGGCTATTTCCAGCCGATCCCGAACAGCGTTGGAAAGGCTTGCAGTTACTCTTCTTTCAGGCTGCCTCGATCGGTCCCATGTTTGGACAAAGAGCACATTTCAGTCTATTTGCACCGGAGAAACCGAGTTATGCGGTGGAACGGTATCAGAAGGAGGGCGATCGCCTAACCAACGTTTTGGAATCCCTGCTGATGGAACGCGAGTATTTCTTGAATGATTACTCGATCGTGGACATTGCCCATTTCGGTTGGCTCTGGTGTTCCACTCATCAGGGATTTTCCATCCAGTCTTACCCGAATTTGAGTGCCTGGTTCGATCGCATTGCAGCCCGTCCAGCCGTACAGAGGGGTGTTACAATTCCCCTTCCACTCCCAGACTTTACCCCTTTTCAAGCAGCGACCCATCGGTAA
- a CDS encoding SDR family oxidoreductase, with product MSRLDGKVALITGGTTGIGLATAQLFVQEGAKVAITGQNQERLDQASKTLGGEVLTIAADTRSLTDLDTAFTQIKERWGKLDILFVNAGVVQFSPLLDVDEAFIDEMMNVNFKGALFAVQKAVPLMGENSSIVFNTSINNQMGMPNSGIYAASKAALRSLVRVLAAELVERGIRVNAVSPGPIKTPILTKLDIPQTQVEQFAGKLQQVIPMKRFGEAEEVAKAVLFLASNDASFVLGEELVVDGGWTQLLAS from the coding sequence ATGTCTCGATTAGATGGAAAAGTCGCTCTGATCACGGGCGGCACAACTGGCATTGGTTTGGCGACGGCTCAACTATTCGTGCAGGAGGGAGCAAAAGTCGCCATTACAGGACAAAATCAAGAGCGATTAGATCAGGCATCTAAAACCCTGGGTGGCGAAGTTCTGACCATTGCCGCAGACACGCGATCGCTCACCGACCTGGACACCGCATTCACTCAAATCAAAGAACGGTGGGGCAAACTCGACATTTTGTTTGTGAATGCTGGGGTTGTCCAATTCAGTCCACTACTGGATGTCGATGAGGCATTTATCGATGAAATGATGAATGTCAATTTCAAAGGGGCACTATTTGCCGTTCAAAAAGCGGTTCCACTCATGGGAGAGAACAGCAGCATTGTGTTCAATACCTCCATCAACAATCAAATGGGAATGCCCAACTCAGGGATCTATGCTGCCTCTAAAGCCGCACTGAGATCGCTCGTTCGTGTTCTGGCAGCCGAATTAGTGGAGCGAGGAATTCGGGTAAATGCCGTCAGTCCAGGACCGATTAAAACACCGATCTTGACCAAGCTGGATATTCCTCAGACTCAAGTTGAGCAATTTGCTGGGAAACTTCAGCAAGTGATTCCGATGAAACGATTTGGAGAAGCCGAAGAAGTCGCAAAAGCCGTACTATTTCTTGCCAGCAATGATGCGTCCTTTGTGCTGGGTGAAGAACTGGTGGTGGATGGCGGTTGGACTCAATTGCTCGCCAGCTAG
- a CDS encoding AraC family transcriptional regulator encodes MDALSEVFRSIHLESTRCYRLELAAPWAITMNAFEGAVFLVVVRGSSWLQIEGIDTPMPLVGGDLVILPKGQPHTLRDSLSESHSTIEFEQLLQADSDEAPTVLKAGGTGLPTTVMYGRFSFEPLPENPLLSALPPLLVVKGEEGRAVEWLDTTLQFMASETVTARPGAQVVINHLAGILLVQAVRAYIQNQECHDRCWLRALTDPQIGEAIHLIHRHPEQVWTAEELAERVGISRTTFFTQFRELVGEPPNKYLTRWRMQRASQILRSQRIPLSSVASSVGYESEASFSKAFKQWMGQSPGAYRQANGTAKP; translated from the coding sequence ATGGATGCACTCAGCGAAGTTTTTCGGTCAATTCATTTAGAAAGTACAAGGTGCTATCGACTGGAACTGGCCGCACCGTGGGCGATTACGATGAATGCCTTTGAGGGAGCGGTGTTCCTTGTCGTGGTTCGGGGCAGTAGTTGGCTGCAAATCGAGGGAATTGATACACCGATGCCCCTGGTCGGTGGCGATCTGGTGATTCTTCCCAAAGGACAGCCGCATACGTTGCGAGATTCTCTGTCGGAGAGTCATTCAACGATCGAGTTTGAGCAACTCCTACAAGCAGACTCAGACGAAGCCCCGACCGTCCTCAAAGCAGGAGGAACTGGCTTGCCCACGACCGTCATGTACGGACGATTTTCCTTTGAACCGTTACCTGAAAATCCATTGCTGTCTGCTTTACCACCGCTTCTGGTTGTGAAAGGGGAGGAAGGACGGGCAGTGGAGTGGTTGGACACAACCCTACAATTTATGGCATCAGAAACGGTAACGGCTCGTCCCGGTGCTCAGGTCGTCATTAATCACTTGGCGGGAATTCTGTTGGTACAAGCAGTGCGAGCGTACATCCAAAATCAGGAATGTCACGATCGCTGCTGGCTGCGTGCCCTCACCGACCCGCAAATTGGTGAGGCGATCCACCTGATCCATCGGCATCCAGAGCAAGTTTGGACGGCAGAAGAATTGGCAGAACGGGTGGGTATCTCTCGTACTACCTTCTTTACTCAGTTTCGAGAACTGGTCGGAGAACCGCCGAACAAATATCTCACTCGTTGGCGGATGCAACGAGCGAGCCAGATTTTGCGATCGCAGCGCATTCCCTTAAGTTCGGTTGCCAGTTCTGTGGGATATGAATCCGAAGCATCCTTTAGTAAAGCGTTTAAGCAATGGATGGGACAATCACCTGGGGCGTATCGACAAGCGAACGGGACAGCCAAGCCATAA
- a CDS encoding DUF6713 family protein has protein sequence MLTKGSMSTKTILSWLYLANATILITHQIDAAYWHEWDLFGMPGGIQLNLLLNIPLVMLMLFGQQRLTQGYADGFVFSWLLVAGGIIAVGLHSYFLLQGDDAFRLPVSLGLLTATFLLSLAQAIALFTLHNACNQNDAQQSY, from the coding sequence ATGTTGACCAAAGGCTCAATGTCTACAAAAACAATACTTTCTTGGCTCTATCTTGCCAATGCGACCATTCTCATTACACATCAAATTGATGCTGCATACTGGCATGAGTGGGATCTATTTGGAATGCCGGGAGGAATTCAATTAAACTTGCTGCTCAACATTCCCCTGGTTATGTTGATGCTGTTCGGTCAGCAACGTCTTACTCAAGGCTATGCCGATGGTTTTGTTTTCTCCTGGTTACTGGTGGCTGGAGGAATCATCGCAGTTGGTCTTCACTCGTATTTTCTCCTACAGGGCGATGATGCTTTCCGCCTACCCGTTTCACTCGGATTACTCACCGCTACATTTCTTCTTTCGCTAGCGCAAGCGATCGCACTGTTTACTTTGCATAATGCGTGTAATCAAAACGATGCTCAACAAAGCTATTAA
- a CDS encoding putative glycolipid-binding domain-containing protein: MNSLEHTILWRRLDCPGHDSCCLQKSSDGWQLSGTAIFLFGQKPCLLSYEVNTDNNWKTRIATVSGYVGKSIIALTIARALNNHWSINNIELQTAADCIDLDLGFTPATNLIALLSIVLITRIMQSKQCDRLR; encoded by the coding sequence ATGAATTCACTGGAACATACGATTCTTTGGCGCAGGTTAGATTGTCCTGGACACGATAGTTGTTGTCTTCAGAAGTCTAGTGATGGTTGGCAATTATCTGGAACAGCCATTTTCCTATTCGGGCAAAAGCCCTGTCTTTTATCCTATGAAGTGAATACTGATAACAACTGGAAAACCCGTATCGCAACCGTTTCAGGTTATGTTGGTAAATCAATCATTGCTCTGACAATTGCTCGTGCTCTCAATAATCACTGGAGCATCAATAATATAGAATTACAGACAGCAGCAGACTGCATTGATTTAGATTTAGGATTTACTCCAGCCACTAATTTAATAGCTTTGTTGAGCATCGTTTTGATTACACGCATTATGCAAAGTAAACAGTGCGATCGCTTGCGCTAG
- a CDS encoding nuclear transport factor 2 family protein: MSEKNKAILEAANAAIAEGNYEGFLSFCTDDTQWTFVGDRTLRGKEAVRQWMVMTYLEPPKFKVAHFIAEGDFVTAIGDITLKDEAGKAADYLYCDVWHFRGGQMVELKAFVIKTEGKDEISSTA, from the coding sequence ATGTCAGAGAAAAATAAAGCCATTCTAGAAGCGGCAAATGCAGCGATCGCTGAAGGCAACTATGAAGGATTCTTGTCGTTCTGCACCGACGACACCCAATGGACGTTTGTAGGCGACAGAACTCTGAGAGGCAAAGAAGCCGTTCGCCAATGGATGGTAATGACCTACCTAGAGCCACCAAAGTTTAAGGTCGCTCACTTCATTGCTGAGGGTGATTTCGTGACGGCAATTGGCGACATCACCCTGAAGGACGAAGCCGGGAAAGCGGCTGATTACTTGTACTGTGATGTCTGGCACTTTCGTGGTGGTCAGATGGTCGAATTAAAAGCTTTTGTCATCAAAACCGAGGGCAAGGATGAAATCAGCAGCACGGCGTAA